The genome window ATTaattaggtaaaaaaaatttaattttgatttgacaAAAGTCATAGTAAAAAATCATTCCAATGAATTATGTGTAAATTTTTGTACttactttcataaaaaaaaagtgtccatcccaagatattatattttatatataatttttattttaataaatttaaatatggatattaatgtataaaataattaaaaactgtCTCCATGTGCTACCTATgaacttttaaattttgtccGTATTAaaggttatttttctaaaaatagtataaaatatgAAGTTTCTCAAaggtcaaaattaattttagttcctatattttaaaaatgataattttgtttcccatattttaaaaatggatTAGATTTCATCTCTAATCCTACACTTCAATTTGACTTAACCAAATATGAAATGTGAAATTcataacatttcaaaaaataaaagaactaaaatCATGCAAAccaaaatcatcattgttaaaattattgatgtgtttttttacccaaaaaaaaagttatcaatgtgttttaagtttcttaaaatttagtcaaaattacttttagtttttacattttaaaaataatagttttcaTCTTAGTATATCTTCTTTGACcatatattttagtctttaaatttgatttaaggAGGAATCGAATCcatcaaaatcataatttttgaaatataggaaatcataattttttgaaatatagggactaaaattaattttaactaaatctCAAGagatttaaaatacattttatcaaaatatttattacattaaaaaaatgaaaaacatttataGATTTTcaaagttattaaaatatttattaaaactagTAGAGAGACACTatgctaaaaataaaaagtagcgGGTAGTTATTAGGATAGAagtaaaaattagaaataattaaaaataaagaagtagTGAATAATTATTAggatagaaataataaaaattaaaaaactgacAAATGATAAGATAATCTAGtgaaacaaatgaaaatatttccaAATGGAATTTATTTAATGTCCTCTCTTAAATAAGAAACAATTCAACATGaaacaaatattaaacaatATCCATGTATCGTTGTACAATTTGTGCGGCAAATTGTTCAAATTAGGTCCCTTTTAGAAACTAATTTCCAAAAGGGGGTTGTTTTGAAACTTTTTCTAGGGGGTCTGTTTCTGAAGTGGACTCGCCAGTGGAGTTGGCGAGTTGTTGTCCACGTGGCGGGTCCCGCTACTCGTACTGGCGAAATGTTTTTTTacggaaatttttttttaacttcaaacGGGTATAACTTTTGGTAGGAATGTCCGTTTGAGGtctataatatgttaaaatgctcgaaattgaatgaagaaTCTCTTGGCAAATTCCCGAAAGAGATTTGGTCAactcatttttccaaaaaatgccTCTAAGTAGctcaaaaataggatttaagattaaaaaaatgggtGGTTGAatcttaaatcaattttttggaaaaatgagtTGACCAAATCCCTTTCGGGAATTTGCCAAGAGAttcttcattcaatttcgagcattttaacatattatagaCCTCAAACGGACATTCCTACCAAAAGTTATACCCgtttgaagttaaaaaaaaaactttccgtAAAAAAACATTTCGCCAGTACGAGTCGCGGGACCCGCCACGTGGACAACAATTCGCCAACTCCACTGGCGAGTCCATCAGGCGCTGCCACGTGTCCAACTCGCCAACTCCACTGGCGAGTCTCCTTCAGAAACAGACCCCCTGAGAAAAGTTTCAAAATAACCCCCTTTaagaaattagtttttaaaagggACCTAATTTAAGCAATTTGCCCAATTTGTGCACATAAATCTGtcctattattatatttgaccCACCTGGCACACTCCCTTGCAGATTTTGCAATGAATGAACACAAATTGTGTCGAATAATTCTGTCAAATATTACAAAGAAAGtattattatgatattattattactattaatgtTAATTCTAATGTGAATAATGTTATTTACCTTAAACTAAAGATCCAAGAAAGTATGGTAAAGCGTAAAatgtgatttgaaaaaaaaaaaaaaagaggctgAAGGGTTGTTTACGGGGACACGCTTCTCCACATGTTATTACCGTTATTGCTAGGGTGGAAACgtaacaacaaaattaaataaaaaaacaaaaaataaagtaatgtCTTTGCCAACAAGTTCAAGGATCCAACGGCCACTAATAGGTAGccgttaagtttttttttttttgaaaagtgaTGTCCCCAGACAAATACCCGTTGAATGTCCTTTCAGTGTAATAGTGATTGTAAGTGTCGTGTCACTGTTTGTAGAATACCCTATCTTCTCCCATCCCCTTCCTATATTACATAACCTTGCATTTCACTGCATGCCCTTCTTCTTGTTCTGATCATTTGGGGTGTGTGAGTGCGTGTGTGTGGTtggttgtttgtttgtttgtttgttcatCAACAATGAAGATATCTGATGAGAACAGTTCTAAACCAATCAACcccacaagttttcaaggtatTATTAAGTGGAGGTTTCGGTTTCGGTTTCGGTTCCAATGTTAAGGCAGCAAGATTCtagatttaataataataataataacaagatttgatttttattttgttttttatgggTTGTTGGTAATAGGAGGGATAGAATGTGTGGGGAACAGAAAGATGGGGCAGAACAGAAGGGCTTTGAGCGTGATCAATCAGGATCTGGTGGCGGAAGGGAGACCTTACCCTTGTGTTGTTAACAAAAGGGCATTGgcagagtaatttttttttctctccgaTTATGCgtgcccttcttcttctttttttcttttgaatttctAGTCTTTTATGGAATGTGTTGTTGATGGTGTGGTTTTTGATTTGTTGGGGCGCGCAGAAAACACGATGTTTGTGAGAAGAAGCAGGCGGATCCAGGGCATCGACCCATCACAAGGTGAGAGGATGTGAtcctttttgtttgatttggtgAAAAAAGTGaagtatttgaattttgaaattgaagtgATTGTTTTTCTTAGAGTGGAGGAAATGGAATAGtgacttttttattataagtttCAATGTAACGGATTGTTCATCTTGATTTGCTTTTAGGAGGTTTGCTGCACAAATTGCTAGCACACAGAAAAATCGTGCCGAGGTAGACTcttttttatgatgaaattTGATGCTTTGCACAGATCCTTTGACTAATTGAAAGATGAAACTGAGATTTTTGAGTGGCGGCGGTCAATTTGAAACAGGGAACCAAGAAGTCAAACTTGGGGAATTCAAATTCGAATGGATTTGGAGACAGCATATTTGTCGATGAAGAACACAAGCCAACTACGGATGACCAGCCAGTGCCAATGTCTTTAGAGCAGACAGAACCAATGCATAGTGAATCAGATCAGAtggtattttcttttaaatgtcgattttgtttattatttgtaCCGCAAATACATTTCGAAATTTAGTTGGTGATGGTGCAATAATTGGCCTGGTAGGAGGAAGTTGAGATGGAGGATATAATTGAAGAGACTGTTTTGGACATTGATACCTGTGATGCAAACAACCCTCTTGCAGTCGTGGACTATATTGAAGATCTTTATGCCCACTACAGAAAAATGGAGGTACATTTGGAATGAATTGTTTGGATTTGGTACACTTTTCTGATTGTTTGGAatcattttaactttaaatgGGATACTGGCTGAATTCTAATTTGTCAATTGAACTTGTGAGAGCACTGCATCTGAACTCATACCACCATTGTGTCGTCCTAATTTCTCTTATAGATCCATGCTCATCTTATTCTCCAGAAGTTGCATTTTCTAGTTCCACTAAAAGCCTTTCTTCAGAAATGTAGTTTGAATTCGCAAAGCGCCAATTATATGAATTGAATATTTACCACCAACTATTGTCTCCCCCCTATTATATCCCGCAGACGATATGCACTATGTTGaatttgcatttttttgttaaatcttACCCAGTAGAGCATATTTCACATTACTACTTTtggaaatcaaaattatatggGAATGCCTTATGAATTTTGATGACTAATGGGGCTTACTACATTGCAGGGTACTAGCTGTGTCTCGCCTGATTATATGGCACAACAATTTGACATTAATGAAAGGATGAGGGCTATACTGATTGACTGGCTAATTGAGGTATATTAACTGTTCCTTCTTGAGTCACTGCTTAAAAAATGCTGATATATTTAGCCTTATGGATCAAATacaatataatcttaaattcCTGAACATTCATATGTTTGTTTCGATCCTTCAGGTGCACGACAAATTTGACCTCTTGCACGAGACCTTGTTTCTCACTGTCAATCTTATAGATCGATTTTTGGCAAAACAGACAGTGGTAAGAAAGAAGCTTCAGTTGGTTGGTCTAGTTGCCATGCTTTTGGCATGCAAGTACGAAGAAGTTTCTGTACCTGTGGTGGGGGATCTAATTCTCATATCAGACAAAGCATACACAAGGAAGGAAGTTCTTGAAATGGTATCATTTTTTTGCCTCATTGTGACAACACCTTTAACTTTTGCATTTGTAACATTAAACTAACTTAAATTCATTGTAAACCCTGCAGGAGAAGTTGATGGTGAACACATTGCAGTTTAACATGTCTGTGCCAACGGCATATGTTTTTATGAAAAGGTTCCTAAAGGCAGCTCAAGCAGACAGAAAGGTCAGTACTCATTTTTCTGCCAaaaatttaagtctttttttttttaaaatcaaaaccaGCAATGTCATAATTACTAACTTTGTTTCCTCTATTCCTCAACATGGAACAGCTTGAGTTATTGGCTTTCTTCCTGGTAGAGCTAACTCTTGTGGAGTATGAGATGCTGAAGTTCCCTCCATCTTTGCTAGCAGCATCTGCTGTCTACACAGCCCAATGCACAATTTATGGTTTCAAACAATGGAACAAAACATGTGAATGGCACTCCAATTACTCAGAAGATCGGCTATTGTAAGTGTGCATTGAGTTCAGTGCCTTTTTCATGTTCCATTCATCCAGTAGTTTGACATGCTATGCTAAATACTAATGTGTGGTTAATTGTGACTTACAGAGAGTGCTCAACATTAATGGCTGATTTTCATCAGAAGGCTGGGAATGGGAAACTAACTGGGGTACATAGGAAGTACTGCTCATCTAAATTTAGCTATACTGCAAAATGTGAACCACCACGTTTTCTTCTGGAGAAACCATTGTAGCAGGCCA of Glycine soja cultivar W05 chromosome 1, ASM419377v2, whole genome shotgun sequence contains these proteins:
- the LOC114419284 gene encoding G2/mitotic-specific cyclin-1-like; amino-acid sequence: MKISDENSSKPINPTSFQGGIECVGNRKMGQNRRALSVINQDLVAEGRPYPCVVNKRALAEKHDVCEKKQADPGHRPITRRFAAQIASTQKNRAEGTKKSNLGNSNSNGFGDSIFVDEEHKPTTDDQPVPMSLEQTEPMHSESDQMEEVEMEDIIEETVLDIDTCDANNPLAVVDYIEDLYAHYRKMEGTSCVSPDYMAQQFDINERMRAILIDWLIEVHDKFDLLHETLFLTVNLIDRFLAKQTVVRKKLQLVGLVAMLLACKYEEVSVPVVGDLILISDKAYTRKEVLEMEKLMVNTLQFNMSVPTAYVFMKRFLKAAQADRKLELLAFFLVELTLVEYEMLKFPPSLLAASAVYTAQCTIYGFKQWNKTCEWHSNYSEDRLLECSTLMADFHQKAGNGKLTGVHRKYCSSKFSYTAKCEPPRFLLEKPL